Sequence from the Thermoflexus sp. genome:
ATACCCTTCATTTCGCCGGTTTCACCAGATCTTCCAGCTTATATCCGGAGGCGCTCAGCTGGGCCCGGAATTCATCGTAGAAGGAATCATCGACCGGCTGCAGACCCTCGATCTGGTAGACGGTCTGCAGCGCCTTCTTGCCTTCCTCCGACTGGGCGATCTCCAGCAGCGCCTGCCGGATCTTCGCTTTCAAATCCGGAGGGAGATCTTTCACCACGCTCACGTTATCATTGGGGATTTTCGCGGTGGTTGTCAGGACGACCACTTTCTGTTTCACATCCGGGAGGTCTTTCTCCACGGCGCTCCGTGCATCCACATAAGTGGCCCCTGCATCGCAGTCTCCGTTGTAAACCGCCTTCACCACATTGGGGTGGGAGCCCGCGTTCACGGTCTTGGCGAAATCCTTATCCGGGTCCACCCCGTTCGCCTTCAGCAGGATACGGGGCATCAGGTAACCGGAAGTGGAGAGGGGATCGACCCAGCACATGGTCTTGCCCTTGAGATCGGCGATGCTCCGGATGCCGGAGTTCGCGCGCACGATGATCTGGCCCGTGTAGTAAGTCTGCTTGAAGCGCACGGTGGCCAGGATCACCTCCACGCCGTATTTCTCATGGGCCAGGAGGTAGCTGAGGGTGTTGAGCCAGCCGATCTGGGCCTGGCCGGCCCCCATCGCTTCCACCGCGGCGGCGAAACTGCTGGCCAGTTTGATGGTCACTTTCATATTCAGTTTCTTTCCCAGCAGCTGAGCGAGCTGCTCCCCGCCCCGCTTGATCTCTTCGGACTCTCCGGAGGGCACGAAGACCATGACCAGCGGGTTCTGTTCGCTTCCCAATGGGGGCTTTTGGGGGGCGCAGGCTCCCAGCGCAAGGCTGAAGACGATCGTCCCGATCACGAGGAACAAACCGACACGTTTCATGGAGAGCCTCCTCCCGAGCTTGAGGTTCCATGAACTTTCACGCCCATCTTAGGGGGATCCTGAGGTGGTGTCAAGTGTTCTGGCGGATTCAGGCCAGGCTTCCCGGTGCTCTCCGGTCTTACCCTGTTCGGCCGGGATCCGGGAGCGGGGATAGCCCTCCCTTCGCTCCGCTTCGATGACCGGTCTGCCTTTCCAAATTTCTCCCCTTCGGAAAGCCTGTGGCGCCCCTCCTGAGGTTTCAGCAAAACCCTGAGAGCACCCCTGGTGGCTGAGCGCCCATTTGCGTTAAGATGGTTTCTAAGAGGAGGGCGGTGATCTGGAAAAGAGATGGAGGCCTGAATGCGATTTCGAGATCGGAAAGATGCGGGACAGCGGCTGGCGGAGGCGCTGCGAGATCTGGAGCCGGAGGCTCGGGCGGGGCAGGTAGTGGTGATGGGGATCCCCCGGGGGGGCGTGGTGGTGGCCTATGAGGTGGCCCGCGCCCTTCAGGCGCCCCTGGATGTGGTCCTCTCCCATAAGCTGGGCGCCCCCGGGAACCCGGAGCTGGCCATTGGCGCCGTGGCGGAGGACGGAACCCTCTGGGTGGATCCTCTGGCGATCGCGGAGCTGGAGGTCCCGCCGGCTTACATTGAGGAAGAAGTCCGCCGTCAACAGGAGGAGCTCCGGCGGCGGGCTGCCCTCTTCCGTGGCGCTCGGCCGCCGATCCCGGTGGAGGGCCGGACGGTGGTGGTGGTCGATGATGGGATTGCGACGGGCGCGACGATGCGGGTCAGCTTGCGCTCTCTGCGGAACCGGGGGGCCAGGCGCCTGATTGTGGCCGCTCCGGTGGCCCCGCCGGAGATGCTCCCTCGGGTGCAAGCCGAGGCGGACGCGGTGGTTGTGCTTTACACTCCGGCGCTGTTCTGGGCCGTCGGCGCTTTCTATGAGCAATTCGACCAGGTGCCGGATGAAGAGGTGGTGGCCCTCCTGGAAGAAGCGATCGCCTGGGGACGGAAATAATTCGACGGCGACTCCCGGGCCTTACAGGCCAGCCCGCTTTCCAGCCCAGGCATTCCACCGCTGGTTTTCCCCATCGGCAGCAGCCGGGGCGGCTCGCCCGGCCCCCAGACCTTTTGGAGGGAACAAGCCCGGCCATGGAACGCACGAAACCTTCTCTCCAAGAGTTCGTTCAAAAGCTTCGGGAGCGGCTGGCCCGGCCGCTTCCTGGAGCTCCTGCCCAGTGGGAGATGGCCCCTCCGTATCGACGGGCATGGGCGGAGCATCTGAGCGAGGAGCTATCGCGGGCCCGCGCGGCGGCCGTGCTGATCCTGCTCTACCCGAATGGTCTGGATCTGTCCTTCCCGCTTACCCGGCGGACCTTCCATGTGGCTTATCACAAGGGCCAGATTTCCCTCCCCGGGGGAGCATGTGAGCCGGGAGAATCTCCGGCGGAGGCCGCTCTTCGAGAGACCGAGGAGGAGCTGGGCCCCCTGGAAGATCCGGTGGAGCTTCTGGGTTCCCTCACACCCCTTTTTGTTCCCCCCAGCGGCTTCATGGTGCATCCGGTGATCGGCTATCTCCCCAGGCGCCCCATGTTTCGTCCCGCTCCGGTCGAGGTGGCAGAAGTGCTGGAGGCCACTCTCTCCTGGCTTCTGGATCCCCGTCATCAGGGGGAGGAGGAGCGGGAAGTCGATGGGGTGCGCTGGCGGATCCCGGTATTTCGTCTGGGGGATCACACGATCTGGGGGGCCACCGCGATGATCCTGGCCGAATTCCGGGCCATCGTGCGCGAAGTCCTGGCTTCCACAACGTGAGGATAGAATATTCGCCACC
This genomic interval carries:
- a CDS encoding phosphoribosyltransferase gives rise to the protein MRFRDRKDAGQRLAEALRDLEPEARAGQVVVMGIPRGGVVVAYEVARALQAPLDVVLSHKLGAPGNPELAIGAVAEDGTLWVDPLAIAELEVPPAYIEEEVRRQQEELRRRAALFRGARPPIPVEGRTVVVVDDGIATGATMRVSLRSLRNRGARRLIVAAPVAPPEMLPRVQAEADAVVVLYTPALFWAVGAFYEQFDQVPDEEVVALLEEAIAWGRK
- a CDS encoding phosphate/phosphite/phosphonate ABC transporter substrate-binding protein, with protein sequence MKRVGLFLVIGTIVFSLALGACAPQKPPLGSEQNPLVMVFVPSGESEEIKRGGEQLAQLLGKKLNMKVTIKLASSFAAAVEAMGAGQAQIGWLNTLSYLLAHEKYGVEVILATVRFKQTYYTGQIIVRANSGIRSIADLKGKTMCWVDPLSTSGYLMPRILLKANGVDPDKDFAKTVNAGSHPNVVKAVYNGDCDAGATYVDARSAVEKDLPDVKQKVVVLTTTAKIPNDNVSVVKDLPPDLKAKIRQALLEIAQSEEGKKALQTVYQIEGLQPVDDSFYDEFRAQLSASGYKLEDLVKPAK
- a CDS encoding CoA pyrophosphatase, whose amino-acid sequence is MERTKPSLQEFVQKLRERLARPLPGAPAQWEMAPPYRRAWAEHLSEELSRARAAAVLILLYPNGLDLSFPLTRRTFHVAYHKGQISLPGGACEPGESPAEAALRETEEELGPLEDPVELLGSLTPLFVPPSGFMVHPVIGYLPRRPMFRPAPVEVAEVLEATLSWLLDPRHQGEEEREVDGVRWRIPVFRLGDHTIWGATAMILAEFRAIVREVLASTT